Proteins found in one candidate division KSB1 bacterium genomic segment:
- a CDS encoding BMC domain-containing protein: MAEALGMIECRSFPAMVEAADAMVKAAKVELVSYEKTGGGYVTAIIRGDVAAVKAACEAGQAGAAKVGEVVAVHIIARPHSNVDLVLPLGRKEQVAAELKKTKRDE, translated from the coding sequence ATGGCCGAAGCTTTAGGAATGATTGAATGTCGTAGTTTTCCAGCAATGGTGGAAGCTGCAGATGCCATGGTTAAGGCTGCCAAGGTTGAGTTGGTCAGTTACGAGAAAACTGGGGGAGGATACGTCACTGCGATCATCCGTGGGGATGTTGCTGCGGTAAAGGCCGCTTGCGAAGCTGGACAAGCTGGTGCCGCCAAAGTGGGTGAGGTCGTTGCCGTGCATATTATCGCTCGGCCGCACAGCAATGTGGACCTGGTATTGCCATTGGGCAGAAAGGAACAGGTAGCCGCAGAGCTGAAGAAAACCAAGCGCGATGAATAA
- a CDS encoding aconitase/3-isopropylmalate dehydratase large subunit family protein, with protein sequence MGKTMIEKIIESHCGNSVKPGDIVDVEIDTRVARDFGGANVVKHLRDHNLGIADPSKTFFTFDCNPGGSDQKYASNQHICRLFAREYGIKVFDIDMGIGTHVAIEQGLIAPGETFVSTDSHANIMGAIGAFGQGMGDQDIAAAWAYGKVWFKVPATVKVILKGKPSPLASAKDIALAILRVTGANGLLGFASEVYGDIVPSLDLADRITIASMNTEMGGIIMFFPPNQEVIDFCSHARGRKVEPVFADPDAKYDHELVIDIDGLEPLISRPGHPEDVVSACDLADIKIDSAFIGSCTNGRFEDMVEAARILNGRKVAPGVVLKIVPATNSVWRRCLDEGIIDIFKSAGALVGNAGCAGCANGQIGQNGPGEITISTGNRNFAGKQGKGEVYLASPATVAASAVAGIITIAKRIPKDPVLFQTGMAKRRQRAEPRTTAIASERPTRLNGRVWVIRKDNIDTDMIFHNRYLAITDVAQMGQYTFDNLAGWEDFAQKAKPGDIVVTGKNFGAGSSRQQAVDCFKSLGIALIIAESFGAIYERNAINAGMPIIRSDLVQTDIQDGEIIEIDLKTGKIFRPKNQQQYQAEPFSPVQMEIYQRGGLLG encoded by the coding sequence ATGGGAAAAACGATGATTGAAAAGATTATTGAATCGCATTGCGGAAATTCAGTTAAACCCGGTGATATTGTGGATGTGGAGATCGATACGCGGGTTGCCAGAGATTTTGGTGGGGCCAATGTAGTGAAGCATTTGCGCGATCATAACCTTGGAATTGCCGATCCAAGCAAGACATTTTTTACATTCGATTGTAACCCTGGCGGTTCGGACCAGAAGTATGCATCGAATCAACATATTTGTCGACTTTTCGCTCGAGAATACGGGATCAAGGTGTTCGACATTGATATGGGGATCGGGACTCATGTTGCGATCGAACAGGGATTAATTGCCCCTGGCGAGACCTTTGTTTCCACCGATTCGCACGCCAACATTATGGGAGCGATTGGGGCATTTGGTCAGGGAATGGGCGATCAGGACATCGCCGCTGCCTGGGCTTATGGCAAAGTTTGGTTTAAAGTGCCAGCGACTGTGAAAGTCATCTTGAAAGGGAAACCGTCGCCTTTAGCTTCAGCAAAAGACATCGCCCTGGCGATATTGCGAGTTACTGGCGCAAATGGATTGTTGGGATTTGCCTCTGAAGTCTATGGGGACATTGTGCCGTCGCTGGATCTGGCAGACCGGATTACCATTGCCTCGATGAATACGGAAATGGGTGGCATCATTATGTTTTTTCCGCCCAATCAAGAAGTGATCGATTTCTGCTCTCACGCTCGAGGTCGAAAAGTCGAGCCAGTTTTCGCTGATCCCGATGCAAAATACGATCATGAGCTTGTCATTGATATCGATGGACTTGAGCCCCTCATCAGTCGGCCAGGACATCCAGAGGATGTGGTCTCTGCTTGCGACCTTGCAGATATCAAGATTGATTCCGCATTCATTGGCTCTTGCACAAATGGCCGTTTTGAAGATATGGTGGAAGCAGCACGGATTTTGAACGGCCGCAAAGTAGCCCCAGGTGTGGTGCTCAAAATCGTCCCGGCCACCAATTCGGTATGGAGGCGCTGCCTCGATGAGGGCATCATCGATATTTTCAAGTCGGCAGGGGCATTGGTTGGCAATGCCGGCTGTGCTGGTTGTGCCAATGGTCAGATCGGTCAAAATGGGCCTGGCGAAATCACGATTAGCACTGGTAATCGTAATTTTGCTGGCAAGCAGGGGAAGGGGGAGGTCTATTTGGCTTCACCCGCTACTGTTGCAGCCTCCGCCGTGGCGGGGATCATTACTATTGCCAAACGCATTCCAAAAGACCCAGTGCTGTTTCAGACTGGGATGGCAAAAAGGAGGCAACGCGCGGAGCCACGGACAACTGCTATTGCGAGCGAGAGGCCGACCCGATTGAATGGACGCGTCTGGGTGATCCGCAAGGATAACATCGACACCGATATGATTTTTCACAACCGGTACCTCGCCATCACCGATGTGGCGCAGATGGGACAATACACTTTCGATAATCTGGCTGGATGGGAGGACTTCGCCCAAAAAGCTAAGCCTGGGGACATTGTCGTGACTGGCAAAAATTTCGGTGCTGGGAGCTCGCGCCAGCAAGCGGTGGATTGTTTCAAAAGCTTGGGAATCGCTCTGATCATTGCAGAATCCTTTGGCGCAATTTACGAGCGCAACGCCATCAATGCTGGAATGCCGATCATTCGATCCGATTTAGTGCAAACCGATATCCAGGATGGGGAAATCATCGAGATCGATCTAAAAACTGGCAAGATCTTCCGACCTAAAAATCAACAGCAATATCAAGCAGAGCCATTTTCCCCAGTTCAGATGGAGATCTATCAGCGCGGTGGATTATTGGGCTAA
- a CDS encoding radical SAM protein, whose amino-acid sequence MMLQSHYWYFLKHNMRARLLNQRSPLLASFKITYRCTLRCRSCPFWKMDPINISYERAISVIDELYRQGVRMLVFEGGEPLLWRDGNYYLKHLVKYAQQKFFRVGITTNGTLPIDSEADVVWVSIDGLKSAHESNRGPCFDKIMDHLQASPHPNLLAHITISRLNFHEIPALVKFLASRVRGITIQFYYPFPNSEDLWLPTPQRERVLDQLIELKRQGYPLFDSIDTLNDLKRNTWRCHDWLIANAEPDGTINVGCYLKNRAKISCTKCGFAAHTEIARAWDWSLGAILAGHRTFRFKMIEWRPK is encoded by the coding sequence ATGATGTTACAATCACATTATTGGTATTTTCTCAAGCATAATATGAGGGCACGATTGCTGAACCAGCGTTCCCCGCTCCTGGCAAGTTTCAAGATCACTTATCGCTGCACGTTGCGCTGTCGCTCCTGTCCCTTTTGGAAGATGGACCCAATCAACATTTCCTATGAACGCGCAATCTCAGTAATTGATGAGTTGTATCGGCAGGGCGTTCGAATGCTGGTGTTTGAAGGAGGGGAACCGCTGCTTTGGCGGGATGGAAATTATTATTTGAAACATCTTGTGAAATATGCCCAACAGAAATTTTTTCGGGTTGGCATAACGACTAACGGAACGCTCCCTATCGACAGTGAGGCGGATGTCGTCTGGGTGAGTATCGATGGATTGAAATCGGCACATGAGAGCAATCGAGGGCCATGTTTCGATAAAATCATGGACCATCTTCAAGCATCACCGCATCCCAATTTGCTGGCGCACATCACGATTTCACGGCTCAATTTTCATGAAATTCCAGCCCTGGTGAAATTTTTAGCATCCCGAGTCAGAGGCATCACCATTCAATTCTACTACCCATTTCCCAATTCTGAAGATTTATGGCTACCAACTCCACAGCGGGAGCGAGTTCTTGATCAATTGATTGAATTGAAAAGACAGGGCTATCCATTGTTCGATTCTATTGACACGCTAAACGATCTGAAGCGCAATACATGGCGCTGCCATGACTGGCTGATTGCCAATGCCGAACCAGATGGAACAATCAATGTCGGATGTTACCTGAAAAATCGCGCTAAAATCTCATGTACTAAATGCGGTTTCGCCGCTCACACCGAAATTGCCAGAGCCTGGGACTGGAGCTTGGGCGCTATTTTGGCTGGACATCGGACATTTCGATTTAAAATGATTGAGTGGAGACCAAAATGA
- a CDS encoding OsmC family protein, with protein MRARIKRVDGLSLIGKADSNHWVPMDTVEDFGGHNAGTKPMELVLLGLGGCTAMDVLSIMTKKRAPIQDFEMELEAEQAADYPKVFTKIKITYIFYGDKEKIKGKDIERAIELSRDVYCPVSNMLKHSVAIEHHYEIREPKIGTDQ; from the coding sequence ATGAGAGCAAGGATCAAACGAGTTGATGGGTTAAGTTTAATCGGGAAGGCGGATTCGAATCACTGGGTGCCAATGGACACAGTGGAGGATTTTGGCGGTCATAATGCGGGCACAAAACCGATGGAATTGGTGCTATTGGGGCTTGGCGGTTGTACAGCGATGGATGTGCTATCGATTATGACAAAAAAACGCGCGCCAATCCAAGATTTTGAAATGGAGCTTGAGGCTGAGCAAGCAGCAGATTATCCAAAAGTATTCACCAAAATCAAAATCACTTACATTTTTTACGGGGACAAAGAGAAAATCAAGGGAAAAGATATTGAGCGGGCCATCGAACTCTCACGGGATGTGTATTGCCCCGTCTCCAATATGTTAAAACATTCGGTAGCCATTGAGCATCACTACGAAATTCGAGAGCCCAAAATTGGTACAGACCAATGA
- a CDS encoding DUF1858 domain-containing protein, with the protein MSEVNKTIPIEELVVKFPQSVNYLMNKGIKCIVCGEPIWGTLEDAAKERGFSDHDIERLVDELNQQLSPTL; encoded by the coding sequence ATGTCAGAAGTGAACAAAACTATCCCGATTGAAGAACTGGTCGTAAAATTTCCGCAATCGGTCAATTATTTGATGAACAAAGGGATCAAATGCATTGTTTGTGGGGAACCGATCTGGGGGACGCTTGAGGACGCTGCAAAGGAGCGCGGTTTTAGTGATCACGATATCGAAAGGCTTGTCGACGAGCTGAATCAACAGCTATCGCCAACCCTTTAA
- a CDS encoding sigma-70 family RNA polymerase sigma factor, which produces MELTEQELIRRAKQGDRAAQAKIVKDHEKMVYNLGLKLLGNPDQAEGVLQETFLKVLQALPKFEEKSQLSTWIYRIATNQALMRLRSRKRRFISIEENPEFEDKDYTTFAQSLDATPLDDVLNQELREKMDRAIEQLPDNYKTVFVMKDIEGMALKEIAEILDLSLPAVKSNLHRARVTLRNKLAEMWN; this is translated from the coding sequence ATGGAATTGACAGAACAAGAATTGATCCGTCGTGCAAAGCAAGGAGATCGGGCAGCTCAGGCTAAAATTGTAAAAGACCATGAGAAAATGGTCTATAATTTGGGTCTAAAATTATTGGGCAACCCTGACCAAGCAGAGGGCGTTTTGCAAGAGACCTTCCTCAAGGTATTGCAAGCGCTTCCCAAATTCGAGGAAAAATCTCAGCTCTCGACTTGGATCTATCGCATCGCGACCAATCAGGCGCTCATGCGATTGCGTTCTCGCAAACGTCGTTTTATTTCAATTGAGGAAAATCCAGAATTTGAGGATAAAGATTACACGACCTTCGCTCAATCGTTGGATGCAACCCCACTGGATGACGTGCTGAATCAGGAATTGCGAGAAAAGATGGATCGAGCGATTGAGCAATTGCCAGATAATTATAAAACAGTGTTCGTGATGAAGGATATCGAAGGGATGGCATTGAAGGAAATTGCAGAAATTTTAGACCTGTCTTTGCCTGCAGTCAAATCCAATCTGCACCGCGCCAGAGTTACTCTTCGAAATAAATTGGCTGAAATGTGGAACTGA
- a CDS encoding BMC domain-containing protein produces MKLYPAIALIEFSSIATGVIAGDAMIKRAPISMLKAGTVSRGKYLVMIAGSTAAVEESYRAGLSVGEAAVIDKVFLPDVHPQVLDAILGARKKISSEALGLIETASIAATIAAADAGIKGAMVDIIEIRLGDALGGKAFVMMNGTVHDVTAAVTIGLKAISNEALWRNHIIIPSLHHEMARQIDRSSRFALVEYQKLAGDESEHVTG; encoded by the coding sequence ATGAAACTATACCCTGCAATTGCGCTGATCGAGTTTAGTAGCATTGCCACCGGAGTAATTGCTGGCGATGCGATGATCAAAAGAGCGCCGATTTCCATGTTAAAGGCTGGCACGGTCAGCCGAGGAAAATATCTGGTGATGATTGCTGGTAGCACAGCAGCGGTCGAGGAATCTTATCGGGCTGGTCTAAGCGTCGGCGAAGCTGCGGTCATCGATAAGGTTTTTCTGCCTGATGTGCATCCGCAGGTGCTCGACGCTATCCTTGGAGCAAGAAAAAAAATCAGCTCCGAGGCACTCGGGCTGATCGAAACCGCATCTATTGCCGCGACGATCGCCGCCGCTGATGCTGGCATCAAAGGGGCGATGGTCGATATCATCGAAATTCGGCTGGGCGACGCATTGGGCGGCAAGGCATTTGTGATGATGAACGGAACAGTCCACGACGTCACCGCTGCAGTTACCATTGGGCTGAAAGCGATCTCCAATGAAGCGCTTTGGCGCAATCATATCATCATCCCATCGTTGCATCACGAAATGGCCCGTCAGATCGACCGTTCGAGCCGATTTGCCCTGGTAGAATATCAAAAATTAGCTGGAGACGAGAGCGA
- a CDS encoding EutN/CcmL family microcompartment protein: MVLAKVIGTVVATRKEKSMEGLKFLLLRQVDLDGNEIGGHIVAADAVGAGLGEMVLYATGSSARQTVMTDKRPCDAVIMAIVDNWEVNGQIKYKKGQHD, encoded by the coding sequence ATGGTATTAGCCAAAGTAATTGGGACCGTGGTCGCCACGCGAAAAGAAAAGAGCATGGAAGGGCTCAAATTCCTGCTTTTGCGACAGGTCGACCTCGATGGCAACGAGATTGGGGGTCATATCGTTGCTGCTGATGCTGTTGGTGCAGGTCTGGGCGAAATGGTGCTTTATGCCACTGGTAGCTCGGCTCGACAAACCGTAATGACTGATAAGCGGCCTTGCGATGCGGTCATTATGGCCATTGTGGATAACTGGGAAGTGAACGGACAGATCAAATACAAAAAAGGACAACATGATTGA
- a CDS encoding pyridoxal-dependent decarboxylase, producing the protein METKSNEFHQLAGDLPSSVFRNFAYQSVDWIVRYLEEMDDYPVLSLTKPGEIKARLPKAPPIQAEQLERILNDFHEILIPGITHWNHPRFFGYFSITGSYPGIIGELLASALNVNAMLWKTSPAATELEEVVLDWLRQMVGLPEHFDAVINDTASVGSLCAMAAAREFAKLNIREKGLAGRPELPLLRMYTSDQAHSSIEKAAIVLGIGQENIIKIRSDDQYRMDITALREAIQSDLAHGRKPICVIATIGTTSTTSVDPIESIASICEQFGLWLHVDAAYGGSAAVLPEKRFLFNGWEKADSIIINPHKWLFTPIDCSVLFCRRPEILKKAFSLTPEYLRTPEAGEVKNYMEYSVALGRRFRALKLWLVIRSFGIEKIQSILRQHIAFAQQLATMMQQNDQVELLAPVPFSTVVFRFVPDTHFDDDQLNRFNEQLLERVNRTGSVFLSHTKLRDRFALRLAIGNIKTTWEDVQLAWDILQQQAKQLIG; encoded by the coding sequence ATGGAAACAAAATCAAATGAATTTCATCAATTAGCCGGTGATCTGCCGTCATCGGTCTTCCGAAACTTTGCCTATCAAAGCGTGGATTGGATCGTTCGTTATCTGGAAGAAATGGACGATTACCCAGTTTTGTCCTTGACCAAGCCAGGAGAGATCAAAGCCCGCTTGCCGAAAGCCCCGCCGATTCAAGCAGAACAATTAGAGAGAATCCTGAATGATTTCCATGAAATCCTCATCCCTGGCATTACACATTGGAACCATCCCCGCTTTTTTGGATATTTTTCGATCACTGGATCATATCCTGGAATCATCGGCGAGCTATTGGCCAGTGCTTTGAACGTCAATGCCATGCTCTGGAAGACGTCCCCTGCGGCGACCGAGCTCGAGGAGGTCGTTCTGGATTGGCTGCGGCAGATGGTCGGGCTGCCAGAGCATTTCGATGCCGTGATTAATGATACGGCCTCGGTGGGCAGCCTCTGTGCCATGGCGGCGGCGCGGGAATTCGCGAAATTGAACATACGTGAAAAGGGGCTGGCTGGTCGCCCCGAACTGCCCTTATTACGCATGTATACCTCAGATCAGGCTCATTCTTCTATCGAAAAAGCGGCCATTGTGTTGGGGATCGGACAGGAAAATATCATCAAAATTCGCTCCGATGATCAGTATCGAATGGACATCACAGCGCTGCGAGAGGCGATTCAAAGCGATTTAGCGCATGGTCGCAAGCCAATCTGTGTGATCGCCACCATTGGGACCACCTCAACTACCAGCGTGGATCCGATAGAGTCGATTGCATCGATCTGTGAACAATTTGGCTTGTGGCTTCATGTCGATGCGGCTTATGGAGGCTCTGCAGCAGTGCTACCAGAAAAACGCTTTTTGTTCAATGGCTGGGAAAAAGCGGATTCGATCATCATCAATCCTCATAAATGGTTGTTCACGCCCATCGATTGTAGCGTCCTGTTCTGTCGGCGTCCCGAAATTCTCAAAAAAGCATTTAGTCTGACGCCTGAATATCTCCGCACCCCAGAAGCAGGGGAGGTAAAAAATTACATGGAGTACAGCGTCGCCCTGGGGAGAAGGTTTCGCGCTCTGAAGCTCTGGCTGGTGATCCGTTCCTTTGGCATCGAGAAAATTCAATCGATCCTGCGCCAACACATCGCCTTTGCCCAACAGTTGGCTACCATGATGCAGCAAAATGACCAAGTCGAACTGCTGGCTCCCGTGCCGTTCAGCACCGTGGTGTTCCGTTTTGTACCAGATACACACTTTGACGATGACCAGCTCAATCGCTTCAATGAACAGCTATTGGAACGGGTCAACAGAACTGGTTCGGTGTTCCTGTCCCATACGAAACTGCGCGATAGGTTTGCGCTGCGTCTGGCCATCGGTAATATCAAAACGACTTGGGAGGATGTCCAATTGGCATGGGATATCCTGCAACAACAGGCAAAGCAATTAATCGGATGA
- a CDS encoding GNAT family N-acetyltransferase has translation MDRPFLIGKKIYLRPVEPEDAAFLARGENHPAVREALFLAFPVSMGTELEKIEQFIKSKEAIVLIIVDQQTNQPVGQTAFFRIDFVSRAAVFYLAILDPSHWSKGYGSEATQLMVDYAFETLNLNRIQLHVCAENTPAIRIYERAGFKKEGVLRQAMFRNGAYVDFWVMGILRSDWSVRSQNSQVFSA, from the coding sequence TTGGATCGACCTTTTTTAATCGGCAAAAAGATCTATCTCCGACCAGTAGAGCCTGAGGATGCGGCATTTCTCGCTCGGGGGGAAAATCACCCAGCGGTGCGCGAGGCGTTATTTCTGGCATTCCCCGTGAGTATGGGAACTGAGCTGGAGAAGATCGAGCAATTCATCAAATCCAAAGAAGCAATTGTGCTGATCATTGTAGACCAGCAGACGAATCAACCAGTCGGCCAGACCGCATTCTTTCGCATCGATTTCGTCAGCCGAGCGGCCGTTTTTTATCTGGCAATCCTCGATCCGAGCCATTGGTCGAAGGGGTATGGCTCGGAGGCCACACAACTCATGGTTGATTACGCATTCGAGACGCTCAATCTCAATCGCATCCAGCTTCATGTCTGCGCCGAAAATACCCCTGCCATTCGGATTTATGAGCGCGCTGGATTCAAAAAAGAGGGAGTTTTACGACAGGCTATGTTTCGCAACGGGGCTTATGTGGATTTCTGGGTGATGGGCATCTTGCGGAGCGATTGGTCGGTGCGATCTCAAAATAGCCAAGTCTTTTCGGCATAA
- the deoC gene encoding deoxyribose-phosphate aldolase, which produces MGAPQDIAKFIDHTLLKPEATISDIERVCQEAVKYQFAAVCINPCYVKLAHELTRGSNVKVCSVVGFPLGASITEIKALEARRAIRDGAKEIDMVINIGALKSDNDELVFRDIRTVVDACVDGSAICKVIIEAALLTDEEKVRACELAKRARAHYVKTSTGFGPGGATAHDVALMRQVVSGTRMGVKAAGGIRSLADAQKMIEAGATRIGASAGVKIVQEAAKVANP; this is translated from the coding sequence ATCGGTGCCCCGCAGGACATCGCCAAATTTATTGACCACACGCTGCTCAAGCCAGAAGCTACGATTTCGGATATCGAACGGGTTTGTCAGGAGGCAGTGAAATATCAATTTGCAGCGGTGTGTATTAATCCCTGCTATGTGAAATTGGCGCATGAATTGACACGTGGATCCAATGTAAAAGTTTGTAGCGTGGTTGGGTTTCCGCTCGGGGCAAGCATCACCGAGATTAAAGCCCTGGAGGCTCGGCGAGCGATTCGCGACGGGGCGAAGGAGATCGATATGGTAATCAACATCGGTGCACTCAAAAGCGACAATGATGAATTGGTGTTTCGGGACATCCGGACTGTGGTGGATGCTTGTGTGGATGGAAGCGCAATCTGCAAGGTTATCATTGAAGCAGCGCTCTTGACCGATGAAGAGAAAGTGAGGGCGTGCGAGCTGGCAAAGCGGGCGCGAGCCCATTATGTGAAAACGTCGACGGGATTCGGCCCCGGCGGTGCGACTGCGCATGACGTCGCGCTGATGCGACAGGTGGTGAGCGGCACACGAATGGGCGTGAAGGCTGCGGGCGGCATCCGATCGCTGGCAGACGCACAAAAGATGATCGAAGCGGGGGCCACTCGGATCGGCGCCAGCGCTGGCGTGAAAATCGTCCAAGAAGCAGCAAAGGTGGCAAATCCCTGA
- a CDS encoding aldehyde dehydrogenase EutE: MSFLGENQIETIAQKIVEIIIGKSSVPDAGIRSSSVFRSGWLGIFPTIDEAVTATSIAQRQLTSMTLRKRDEIIASIRAMMLEHARELAEFAVAETGLGRVEDKIAKNKLVSEKTPGTEDLYPIARSGDHGLSLFEPAPYGVIGAITPITNPTSTIICNTIGMVAAGNGVVFNVHPGAKNTSIQNIHLINQAIIQAGGPVNLVSGITEPTIATAQQLMRHPGIRILVITGGGAVVREAMNSGKRAICAGPGNPPVVVDETADLERAGEFIVKGASFDNNIICVDEKELIVVEAVADQLLRIMQNKGAILLKPQLLPQLEQLLFEKTNGPAKPGMINKSLIGKNANLILSKLGLSVDDRIRLAVIEVDRTHPLVWTEQMMPILPMVRVANADEAIDLAKQVEGGNYHTAVMYSRNLDNLSRMAREINTTIFVKNGPAYAGLGFGGEGYTSFSIASPTGEGLTGPRSFSRERRCVLVDHFRIV; encoded by the coding sequence TTGTCTTTCCTTGGTGAAAATCAGATCGAAACGATCGCCCAAAAAATTGTGGAGATCATTATTGGCAAGAGCTCAGTGCCGGACGCGGGTATAAGGAGTAGCTCGGTCTTTCGTTCAGGCTGGTTGGGGATTTTCCCCACCATCGATGAAGCCGTGACCGCGACTTCGATCGCTCAGCGGCAATTGACCAGCATGACGCTCCGAAAGCGAGATGAGATCATCGCCAGTATCCGAGCCATGATGCTGGAACATGCGCGGGAGTTGGCCGAATTCGCCGTTGCAGAGACAGGGTTGGGCCGCGTCGAAGATAAGATTGCCAAAAATAAATTGGTGAGCGAGAAGACGCCTGGGACAGAAGATCTCTATCCGATTGCCCGATCTGGAGACCACGGGCTAAGCTTGTTCGAGCCAGCGCCTTATGGCGTTATTGGCGCCATCACGCCAATTACCAACCCCACTTCTACGATCATCTGCAACACGATCGGAATGGTTGCAGCGGGCAACGGGGTGGTTTTCAACGTTCATCCTGGGGCAAAAAACACCTCAATCCAAAATATCCATTTAATAAACCAGGCTATTATCCAAGCTGGTGGGCCCGTGAATTTGGTCAGTGGCATAACCGAGCCAACAATTGCAACGGCACAGCAATTGATGCGCCATCCTGGGATACGAATTTTGGTCATCACAGGCGGAGGTGCTGTGGTCCGAGAAGCGATGAACAGTGGCAAGCGAGCCATTTGCGCTGGGCCCGGCAATCCACCTGTGGTAGTTGATGAAACCGCTGATTTGGAGCGCGCTGGCGAGTTCATCGTGAAAGGCGCATCGTTCGACAATAACATCATCTGTGTGGATGAAAAGGAACTCATCGTGGTTGAGGCAGTGGCAGACCAATTGCTCAGGATCATGCAGAACAAAGGGGCGATCTTGCTAAAACCCCAGCTTCTCCCCCAGCTCGAGCAATTATTGTTCGAGAAAACGAACGGGCCGGCCAAGCCAGGGATGATAAATAAAAGCTTGATCGGCAAAAATGCCAATTTGATCCTCTCGAAATTGGGGCTATCGGTCGATGATCGGATTCGATTGGCCGTCATCGAGGTCGATCGCACCCATCCGCTGGTCTGGACCGAACAGATGATGCCAATTTTGCCGATGGTGCGGGTGGCGAATGCGGATGAGGCAATCGATTTGGCAAAACAGGTAGAAGGTGGAAATTATCATACTGCGGTTATGTATTCCCGAAATCTGGACAATCTCAGCCGGATGGCCCGGGAAATTAACACGACAATTTTTGTGAAAAACGGTCCCGCCTATGCTGGATTAGGATTTGGCGGCGAGGGATACACTTCTTTTTCTATCGCCAGCCCAACGGGAGAGGGCTTAACAGGTCCGCGCAGTTTCTCAAGAGAGCGGCGTTGCGTGTTGGTAGATCATTTTCGGATCGTTTAA